The genomic DNA GTAATCGGCAGGGTCACCGACTGGAAGGGGCCTGTCTCTAGAGCCTTGAGCTTGGCCAAGTCTTCATTGCTGAGCACCGGCGTTTTCAGCTTGATCAACTGACAGCTTTGCGGCTCTGGCTTCAGCAAATTGCGCTCGCTGCCGATGGTGGTGATCGGGGAGGTGACGATTTCTTCCCGAATCGAGTCAATGGGGGGATTAGTCACCTGGGCAAACAACTGCTGGAAGTAGTCGTAGAGCAGCTTCGGCCGGTTCGACAACACCGCCAAGGGCGTATCGGTTCCCATAGCCCCGATCGCTTCCACCCCAGTTTGCCCCATGGGCATCAGCAACAGACGCAGCTCCTCAAAGGTATAGCCAAAGGCAATCTGCCGCTGCCGCAGGTTCGTAGACTCAAGGGTTGGCACCGGCGCATCGGGAAGCTGACCCAGTTCCACCAAATACTGATCCAGCCAGTCACCATAGGGCTGTTCGGTGGCCACCTGCTGCTTCAGCTCCTCATCGGAGACAATCCGCCCTTCCTCCATATTCACCAAGAACATCCGCCCCGGCTCCAGCCGTCCCTTATAGGCGATGCGTTCCGGCTCGATTGGTAACACCCCGGCCTCCGAGGCCATGATCACCAAATCATCCTTGGTGACGTAGTATCGTGCGGGCCGCAGACCGTTGCGATCGAGCACCGCCCCCATCATGGTGCCATCGGTAAAGGCAATCGACGCCGGCCCATCCCAGGGCTCCATCAAGCAAGAGTGGTATTCATAGAACGCCCGCTTCTCAGCGCTCATCGACTCATGCCCCGACCAGGGTTCAGGAATCATCATCATGACGGCATGGGGGAGCGATCGCCCGGTCAGGGCCAGCAGTTCTAGGGTATTGTCAAAAATCGTCGAGTCGCTGCCCTCAATATTGATCAGCGGCTGCACCCGCTTCAGATCATCCCCAAAGTAGTCCGACTCAAACATCGCCTGGCGGGCATGCATCCAGTTGATATTGCCGCGCAGGGTATTGATCTCACCGTTATGGGCAATGTAGCGGTAAGGGTGGGCCCGCTCCCAACTGGGGAAGGTATTGGTGCTGAAGCGAGAGTGAACCAGACCGAGGGCGCTGGCAAAATCCGGATCCTGGAGATCGGGGTAATACTGCCCCACCTGCACCGGCATCAACATGCCCTTGTAGACAATAGTGCGGCAGGAAATGCTGCTGGGATACCAAAAGGCATTGATCCCCGCCACCCGAATGGCCACGTAGGCCCGCTTGCGAATTACATAAAGCTTGCGCTCAAAGGCCCAATCGTCGTCTAGACCAGGATGGCGCTGGATGAACACCTGCTCCATGAACGGCTCACTGGCCCGGGCCGTTTCGCCCAAGGTGTCGTTGCATGTAGGTACATCCCGCCAACCGATAACCGTTTGCCCCTCTTCCTCAACTACCTGGGCAAAGACCTCACGGCTGCGCTGCCGCACAGCGGGATCGGGGGAGGAAAAAATCATCCCGACGCCGTATTGCCCCGGTGTAGGTAGATCAAAACCAAGCTGACCGGCCACCTTTTGCATAAAGCGATGGGGCACCTGAGTGAGGAGCCCAGCCCCGTCACCGGTATTGGGTTCAGCCCCAACGGCACCCCGGTGATCTAAGTTCAAAAGGATCGTCAATGCTTGGTCAACAATGGAATGAGACTGAGCCCCCTTCATGTTCACCACGAACCCGACCCCGCAGGCATCGTGTTCAAATTGGGGGTCGTAAAGGCCCTGTTTCGGCGGCGGAGTGTGACTGTTCATTTATCAAGGATTGATCACGACAGGAAACCCCTAGAACTCTATCAGAACCTGATGAATATTCTAGGTTTCTTCGGATGATCGCTGCTCATCGTTAGACTCGTATTCTCTAACAAGAAACCGATTCGCTACTGCCTCTTAATAAAATCGTCAGAGTCTAGTGGGGATGTCTGCATTATTTCTTTGCAATTGAAACCCAAGTGGGCCCTGTTTTTCATCAAATCACGACATTTTTAAATCCGATTTCATGCATTAGCCTATGGATGCAGGTCTAGAGCCTTGTAACTCGGACTAGTCCCATAACGGGACTAGCCGATGAGAGAACAGCCCACCATGGGCTCTTGCCAAACTCTTTTTTCTTTGATACTTTTCTAAAAAGACCGATCGGTCTCTTAGATAAATCCTACCCATGGCAAAAGCTGCAGAAACCAAATTAACCATCATCCGGCAAGCAGCGGATGTGTTTAACCAGCAGGGCTATGCTGGCTCATCCATGGCAGACATTATGCAGGCAACCGGGCTGAAAAAGGGCGGCATTTACAACCACTTTGCCAGCAAAGACGAGTTAGCGATCGCCGCCTTTGAGTTTGCGGTTCACCAAGTTAGCCGCCGTTATATCCAGGTTCTGAAAGACCACCGAGGGGCGATCGCCCGTCTCAAGGCTGTCGTTCATACCTTTGTGACCAACCTAGATGATCCACCCATTCAAGGGGGTTGCCCATTGCTCAACACCGCCATCGAGAGTGATGACACCCACCCGATTCTGCGCCAGCGGGTGCAGGCCGCCATGGACGAGTGGCGTAAGCTGATCCGTCGGATTGTGGAAAAAGGGGTGGCGGCAGGGGATCTG from Candidatus Obscuribacterales bacterium includes the following:
- a CDS encoding glutamate synthase central domain-containing protein, with the translated sequence MNSHTPPPKQGLYDPQFEHDACGVGFVVNMKGAQSHSIVDQALTILLNLDHRGAVGAEPNTGDGAGLLTQVPHRFMQKVAGQLGFDLPTPGQYGVGMIFSSPDPAVRQRSREVFAQVVEEEGQTVIGWRDVPTCNDTLGETARASEPFMEQVFIQRHPGLDDDWAFERKLYVIRKRAYVAIRVAGINAFWYPSSISCRTIVYKGMLMPVQVGQYYPDLQDPDFASALGLVHSRFSTNTFPSWERAHPYRYIAHNGEINTLRGNINWMHARQAMFESDYFGDDLKRVQPLINIEGSDSTIFDNTLELLALTGRSLPHAVMMMIPEPWSGHESMSAEKRAFYEYHSCLMEPWDGPASIAFTDGTMMGAVLDRNGLRPARYYVTKDDLVIMASEAGVLPIEPERIAYKGRLEPGRMFLVNMEEGRIVSDEELKQQVATEQPYGDWLDQYLVELGQLPDAPVPTLESTNLRQRQIAFGYTFEELRLLLMPMGQTGVEAIGAMGTDTPLAVLSNRPKLLYDYFQQLFAQVTNPPIDSIREEIVTSPITTIGSERNLLKPEPQSCQLIKLKTPVLSNEDLAKLKALETGPFQSVTLPITFSAEAGVTGLEAALEDLYRQADAAIASGTALIILSDRAVDADHAAIPALLAVAGLHHHLIRTGTRTRVGLVLESGEPR
- a CDS encoding TetR/AcrR family transcriptional regulator yields the protein MAKAAETKLTIIRQAADVFNQQGYAGSSMADIMQATGLKKGGIYNHFASKDELAIAAFEFAVHQVSRRYIQVLKDHRGAIARLKAVVHTFVTNLDDPPIQGGCPLLNTAIESDDTHPILRQRVQAAMDEWRKLIRRIVEKGVAAGDLQPEIQADGVATLLIATLEGALMLTQLYGDRIHLQRVQAHLNDYIDQLQRS